One Pseudocalidococcus azoricus BACA0444 DNA segment encodes these proteins:
- the urtC gene encoding urea ABC transporter permease subunit UrtC: MTPTLAAPALPKSPRSRKKQLITEAIVVAVIALILLFVMPWIFAQAGQGVRVNQLGRFLALAIAALGIDLIWGYTGLLSLGHGLFFALGGYALAMYLQLQPLPGQTEVPIPEFFTLYGVDKLPWFWEPFYSFPFTLAAIVVIPGLVAAAFGYLIFRNRIKGVYFSILTQAALIVFFNFFNGQQKLINGTNGLKTDTATIFGVLVGSPPVQTTFYALSILFVIVGYVLCRWLTSGRMGRMLVAIRDDETRVRFSGYNPTGYKVFVFAISAILAGIAGALFTVQSGIITPSSSMSVAFSIEMVIWVAVGGRGTLIGAVLGTLIVNFAKTLLSEQFPAFWLFFQGALFLIVVTVLPMGILGWFRTTGWKFIQGRFGPQPIETYPSLELDPEVEYERETIEHQQSDR, translated from the coding sequence ATGACTCCAACACTTGCTGCCCCAGCCCTCCCAAAGTCACCCCGCAGTCGCAAAAAGCAACTGATTACAGAAGCGATTGTTGTCGCCGTGATTGCCCTGATCTTGCTCTTTGTCATGCCTTGGATTTTTGCCCAGGCCGGTCAGGGGGTACGGGTCAACCAGTTGGGGCGATTTCTGGCTTTGGCTATTGCGGCTTTGGGGATTGACTTAATTTGGGGTTATACGGGGTTACTCAGTCTGGGCCATGGTTTGTTTTTTGCCTTGGGTGGCTATGCCTTGGCCATGTACTTACAGTTGCAGCCATTACCCGGCCAGACAGAAGTCCCGATCCCGGAATTTTTTACCCTCTATGGGGTGGACAAACTGCCCTGGTTTTGGGAGCCGTTTTATTCCTTTCCCTTTACATTAGCGGCCATTGTCGTCATCCCAGGCCTGGTTGCCGCAGCATTCGGCTATTTGATTTTCCGCAATCGGATTAAAGGGGTTTATTTTTCGATTCTGACCCAGGCCGCCTTAATTGTCTTTTTTAACTTCTTTAACGGGCAACAAAAGCTCATTAATGGTACCAATGGCCTGAAAACCGATACAGCCACAATTTTTGGAGTCTTAGTCGGCTCTCCCCCCGTTCAAACTACGTTTTATGCCCTTAGTATTCTCTTTGTCATTGTTGGCTATGTCCTCTGTCGGTGGTTAACCAGTGGGCGCATGGGGCGGATGTTAGTGGCGATTCGGGACGATGAAACTCGGGTGCGATTTTCTGGCTATAACCCCACCGGCTATAAGGTGTTTGTATTTGCAATTTCGGCAATCTTGGCTGGGATTGCGGGGGCCTTGTTTACGGTTCAGTCTGGGATCATTACCCCGAGTTCCTCCATGAGTGTCGCTTTCTCCATTGAAATGGTGATTTGGGTTGCGGTTGGGGGGCGGGGGACTTTGATTGGGGCAGTCCTCGGAACCCTGATTGTCAACTTTGCCAAAACCCTCTTAAGTGAACAGTTTCCAGCTTTTTGGCTGTTTTTCCAAGGAGCTTTATTCCTGATTGTGGTTACGGTCTTACCAATGGGGATTTTAGGCTGGTTCCGAACAACAGGTTGGAAATTCATTCAGGGACGCTTTGGACCACAACCCATCGAAACCTATCCCAGTCTTGAGCTAGATCCAGAGGTGGAATATGAGCGGGAAACTATTGAGCATCAGCAATCTGACCGTTAG
- the urtD gene encoding urea ABC transporter ATP-binding protein UrtD: MSGKLLSISNLTVSFDGFKAINNLNFTMNEGELRVVIGPNGAGKTTFMDCITGKTKPTEGIVTFKGKDLRPYAEHDIARMGIGRKFQTPRVFLKLTPRENLELSCIRQKNVFGSLFGQTTQPERRTVGGLLETIGLDHKADMPAELLSHGEKQRLEIGMLVAQSPDLLLVDEPVAGLTDEETEKVGDLLLALAESHSIIVIEHDMEFVRQIAKQVTVLHQGSVLFEGNMDQVQSDPQVIEVYLGKQED; this comes from the coding sequence ATGAGCGGGAAACTATTGAGCATCAGCAATCTGACCGTTAGTTTTGACGGCTTTAAGGCGATCAATAACCTTAACTTCACCATGAATGAAGGGGAGTTGCGGGTTGTGATTGGCCCGAACGGTGCCGGTAAAACTACGTTCATGGACTGCATTACGGGCAAAACTAAACCCACAGAAGGCATTGTCACCTTTAAGGGTAAGGATTTACGTCCCTATGCTGAACATGACATTGCTCGGATGGGGATTGGGCGGAAATTTCAAACTCCACGGGTTTTTCTGAAGTTAACCCCACGGGAAAATCTAGAACTCTCCTGTATTCGCCAGAAAAATGTTTTTGGCTCCCTTTTTGGTCAGACGACCCAACCTGAACGGCGGACTGTGGGCGGATTACTGGAAACCATTGGCCTGGATCATAAAGCCGATATGCCCGCTGAATTGCTCTCTCACGGGGAAAAACAACGTCTTGAAATTGGGATGTTAGTTGCTCAGTCACCCGATTTATTGCTGGTGGATGAACCTGTCGCTGGTTTAACGGACGAAGAAACGGAAAAAGTTGGAGATTTGCTCTTAGCTCTCGCCGAAAGCCACTCGATAATTGTGATTGAACATGATATGGAGTTTGTCCGCCAGATTGCCAAACAGGTCACGGTTCTACATCAGGGATCGGTTTTATTTGAAGGCAATATGGATCAAGTCCAGAGTGATCCCCAGGTGATTGAGGTCTATCTCGGCAAACAAGAAGATTAA
- a CDS encoding HindVP family restriction endonuclease, with the protein MTQPGLFGIVHSNRNFADQENWGKNCFNSSFPIALCCYMSHMNISPVYISIDKKLNVKHGKVSVSQLFGITSNSSDLFFGFETVYSPYQNLVHGIYYSADVVLSNKITKHQFRCFEIKLTALPDNTTCSLSDSEFSCEIVVRPSTIAFVALSIANYIYNSGLVQVFSKLLSPICSPIQNWQDKNEILIHLSHFKQGMIDVISCLLSQKERTYTQQPLVIQPVWKTVGKSSTLHDNCLDTFVWSDLALILLPLNQMNTSRRIQNVSRSARTIIWLIKMLYDFITNGQINIAQVIDMLTYDTKNDKAFAASGRVTHSFLSSPELTQPRIKKSEIKNIILNGGQNLLSPERRFDAIIVNTPGLF; encoded by the coding sequence ATGACACAACCTGGATTATTTGGCATCGTCCACTCAAATCGAAACTTTGCAGACCAGGAGAATTGGGGAAAAAATTGCTTTAATAGCTCATTTCCTATAGCTCTCTGCTGTTATATGAGTCACATGAATATTTCTCCTGTCTACATTTCTATTGATAAGAAACTGAATGTTAAGCATGGAAAGGTATCTGTATCTCAATTATTTGGTATTACTTCAAATTCCTCGGACTTGTTCTTTGGTTTTGAAACAGTATACTCACCATATCAAAATTTAGTTCACGGAATTTATTACTCTGCTGATGTTGTTTTGAGCAATAAGATAACTAAGCATCAATTCAGGTGCTTTGAAATTAAGCTTACGGCATTACCTGACAATACAACTTGTAGTTTAAGTGATAGTGAGTTTAGTTGTGAAATCGTAGTACGACCGAGCACTATCGCTTTTGTAGCACTAAGTATAGCTAATTATATTTATAACTCTGGATTAGTTCAGGTATTTTCTAAGTTACTAAGCCCAATTTGTAGTCCAATACAGAATTGGCAAGATAAGAATGAAATACTGATTCACCTTAGTCATTTTAAGCAAGGTATGATTGACGTTATATCTTGTTTGCTGAGTCAAAAAGAAAGGACATACACTCAACAGCCGCTAGTGATCCAACCAGTTTGGAAGACTGTAGGAAAATCATCAACATTACATGATAACTGTCTTGATACTTTTGTTTGGTCAGATTTGGCACTAATCTTGTTGCCGCTCAATCAAATGAATACATCAAGAAGAATTCAAAACGTATCAAGATCAGCCCGTACAATAATTTGGTTAATTAAGATGCTTTATGACTTTATAACTAATGGGCAAATTAATATAGCTCAAGTTATTGATATGCTAACGTATGACACCAAGAACGATAAAGCTTTTGCGGCTAGCGGACGTGTAACTCACTCATTCTTATCCAGTCCGGAACTAACTCAGCCACGGATCAAGAAATCCGAAATTAAAAATATAATCTTAAATGGTGGGCAAAATCTTTTAAGTCCTGAACGCAGGTTCGATGCCATTATCGTCAATACACCTGGGCTATTTTGA
- a CDS encoding DNA cytosine methyltransferase: MFLKQSYRVIDLFSGCGGMSFGFQSAGYELVAAYDYWLPAINVYQQNFDHPIFNVDLGDPLLDFHKFKSFDAQIIIGGPPCQDFSHAGKRNEELGRADLTIAFAKIVSYIRPRLFVMENVDRILKSKKYKVAKDLLKKTGYGLTEVILNATFCHVPQNRKRLFLIGDLGAYDNFMSNSLEQNLSLTPLTVRQYFEKELAINLDIEYYYRHPRNYSRRAIYSIDEPSATIRGVNRPIPKNYQIHPADACNSIERVRPLTTRERATIQTFPIDFLFAGTKTDIEQMIGNAVPVNLAHYVATSVMNYIKCKEQNQSTTYEQLSLLSSQLQSASSLVSLR, encoded by the coding sequence ATGTTTCTCAAGCAAAGCTATAGGGTAATTGACTTATTTTCCGGCTGCGGTGGGATGTCCTTTGGATTTCAATCTGCTGGTTATGAATTAGTTGCGGCATATGACTATTGGCTTCCAGCGATTAACGTTTATCAACAAAACTTTGATCACCCAATATTTAATGTTGATTTAGGCGATCCTCTACTTGATTTCCACAAATTTAAGAGTTTCGATGCTCAGATCATCATTGGTGGACCACCTTGTCAAGATTTCTCCCATGCTGGAAAAAGAAATGAAGAATTAGGGAGGGCAGATTTAACAATAGCATTTGCAAAAATTGTTTCTTATATTCGGCCACGATTGTTTGTCATGGAGAATGTGGATCGCATCTTAAAAAGTAAGAAATATAAAGTTGCAAAAGATTTACTCAAGAAAACTGGATATGGTTTAACTGAAGTCATATTAAATGCTACTTTCTGCCATGTTCCACAAAATCGCAAAAGACTCTTTTTGATAGGTGATTTAGGTGCTTATGATAATTTTATGAGTAATTCCTTAGAACAAAATCTAAGTCTAACTCCTCTAACAGTACGTCAATATTTTGAAAAAGAGTTAGCTATAAACTTAGATATAGAATATTATTATAGACACCCTAGAAACTATTCTCGTAGAGCAATATATAGCATTGATGAGCCAAGTGCCACAATTCGTGGAGTAAATCGTCCGATTCCCAAAAACTATCAAATTCATCCTGCTGATGCTTGTAATTCAATTGAGAGAGTGCGCCCTTTGACGACAAGAGAACGTGCCACAATTCAAACTTTTCCCATTGATTTTTTATTTGCCGGTACAAAGACTGATATTGAGCAAATGATTGGCAATGCTGTTCCTGTAAACCTTGCCCATTATGTCGCCACATCGGTTATGAACTATATCAAGTGTAAAGAGCAGAATCAATCAACTACTTATGAGCAACTTTCCTTGCTTTCTTCTCAACTTCAATCTGCTTCCAGTCTTGTTTCTTTAAGGTAA
- the urtE gene encoding urea ABC transporter ATP-binding subunit UrtE has protein sequence MISQDNSKIQYLDDNGQPTLKVDGLNVYYGESHILRDVDMGVAPGKMVCLIGRNGVGKTTLLKTIMGLLKPRSGDIAFQGKSIKGLASDQRARAGIGYVPQGREIIPRLTVGENLLLGLEATKGGVKPNAKVPDEIYELFPVLKTMLNRMGGDLSGGQQQQLAIARALMGKPRLLVLDEPTEGIQPSIILEIEAAVKRIVRETGISVLLVEQHLHFVRQADWYYAMQKGGIVSQGPTSELSNDVIQKFLAV, from the coding sequence ATGATTTCTCAAGACAACTCGAAGATCCAGTATTTAGATGATAATGGTCAACCCACCTTAAAAGTGGATGGACTTAATGTCTATTATGGTGAGAGTCATATTCTCCGGGATGTGGACATGGGGGTAGCTCCAGGGAAGATGGTGTGTCTGATTGGGCGTAATGGAGTGGGCAAAACAACCCTGCTGAAGACGATTATGGGCCTGCTCAAACCCCGTAGCGGTGACATTGCCTTTCAAGGAAAATCAATTAAGGGCTTAGCCTCAGATCAACGGGCCCGCGCCGGGATTGGTTATGTTCCCCAAGGCCGAGAAATTATTCCCCGGTTGACAGTGGGAGAGAACTTATTACTGGGCCTGGAAGCAACCAAAGGCGGTGTCAAACCCAATGCTAAAGTCCCTGATGAAATTTATGAATTGTTTCCAGTCTTGAAGACCATGCTGAATCGAATGGGTGGAGATTTGAGTGGAGGGCAACAACAGCAGTTAGCCATTGCTCGGGCTTTAATGGGGAAACCCCGCCTTCTGGTTTTGGATGAGCCAACGGAAGGAATTCAACCCTCAATCATTCTAGAAATTGAAGCCGCGGTGAAACGCATTGTTCGAGAAACAGGCATTTCGGTATTACTCGTGGAGCAGCATTTACATTTTGTCCGCCAGGCCGACTGGTACTATGCGATGCAAAAAGGGGGGATTGTCTCTCAAGGGCCAACCAGCGAACTGAGTAATGATGTGATCCAGAAATTCTTGGCAGTTTAA
- a CDS encoding TIGR00297 family protein — protein MVNLDLPLWLTSPWVVGLVLNSLLAVLAILIPKKLLTPAGLAHAWGLGVLVWGTLGWRGYVIVLFYFLVGSAVTKVGLEQKQAKGIAEKRDGARGPENVWGSALTGAICGLLTVITPETWLPYLTLAYVASFSTKLSDTTSSEIGKAYGKRTFLITTFQPVPPGTEGAVSLEGTLAGLGAAWLISFLGSGLGLVSWWGVGLCVLAALIANYVESLIGAKWQENYAWLTNEVVNGINTTVGAMLAVAGGLVIKFWS, from the coding sequence ATGGTGAATCTTGATCTTCCCCTCTGGTTAACATCCCCTTGGGTAGTTGGCCTGGTTTTGAATTCCCTGTTAGCAGTTCTCGCCATTCTAATCCCCAAGAAATTATTAACTCCAGCGGGTTTGGCTCATGCTTGGGGTCTGGGGGTGTTGGTTTGGGGGACATTGGGCTGGCGGGGCTATGTCATTGTCCTGTTTTACTTTTTGGTCGGTTCAGCCGTTACAAAAGTTGGCCTGGAACAAAAGCAAGCCAAGGGAATTGCCGAAAAGCGCGATGGGGCCAGGGGGCCGGAAAACGTTTGGGGATCAGCCTTGACGGGGGCTATTTGTGGGCTTTTAACTGTGATTACGCCTGAAACATGGCTACCTTACCTAACCCTGGCTTATGTGGCTAGTTTTAGTACAAAATTGTCAGACACAACCTCCAGCGAAATTGGTAAAGCCTATGGTAAGCGGACATTCTTAATTACCACTTTTCAACCCGTTCCCCCCGGTACTGAGGGTGCAGTTAGTTTAGAGGGAACTTTAGCAGGCCTGGGGGCAGCATGGTTGATTTCATTCCTCGGATCGGGCCTGGGCCTGGTGAGTTGGTGGGGTGTTGGCCTATGTGTTTTGGCGGCTTTAATTGCCAACTATGTTGAGAGCCTCATTGGGGCTAAGTGGCAGGAGAACTATGCTTGGTTGACCAATGAAGTTGTGAATGGGATTAATACGACTGTGGGCGCGATGTTGGCAGTTGCAGGGGGCCTGGTGATTAAATTTTGGAGTTAA
- a CDS encoding bifunctional heptose 7-phosphate kinase/heptose 1-phosphate adenyltransferase, producing the protein MTFSFHDQLEQTRPRLQDLMGQYQQANILVVGDLTVDEFLTGEVERLSREAPVLILRHESTRQVPGGGANAVYNVAKLGAKVKAVGLVGDDSQGVALKRIFEAVGIDTSGIFTDPDRPTVTKTRISGHARQSVTQQIVRIDRKSDAWPPTHLQAQMAEYIKAHLETVDAVICSDYGDGVFSAPVIQAALAHHYAIVDAQQGLARYQKAHLFTPNLPEAEAAVGYRIKTSADVLQAGRDLLELTQAQRILITRGEDGMSLFSRDGEPEHIPAFNRTDVFDVTGAGDTVVAALTLALVAGGSFLEASILGNLAASIVVRQFGTATTSATEMETTLHNLLGSELLR; encoded by the coding sequence ATGACCTTCTCCTTCCATGATCAACTTGAGCAAACCCGGCCGCGTCTCCAAGACCTCATGGGCCAATATCAACAGGCCAATATTTTAGTGGTAGGAGATTTAACGGTTGATGAGTTTCTCACCGGAGAAGTTGAACGCCTTTCCCGAGAAGCCCCTGTCTTAATTTTGCGCCATGAATCTACTCGTCAAGTCCCCGGGGGAGGAGCCAATGCAGTCTATAACGTGGCGAAGTTGGGCGCAAAGGTGAAAGCGGTGGGTCTGGTGGGAGATGACAGTCAAGGGGTGGCTCTGAAGCGAATTTTTGAGGCTGTTGGCATTGACACCAGTGGTATTTTTACGGATCCTGACCGACCGACCGTGACCAAAACCCGCATCTCTGGCCATGCCCGCCAATCCGTCACTCAACAAATTGTCCGAATTGATCGCAAATCTGATGCCTGGCCACCCACCCACCTCCAGGCCCAGATGGCAGAGTACATCAAAGCTCATTTAGAAACCGTCGATGCGGTCATTTGTTCCGACTATGGGGATGGAGTATTTTCCGCGCCCGTGATTCAAGCTGCCCTGGCCCATCACTATGCCATTGTCGATGCCCAACAGGGATTAGCCCGCTATCAAAAGGCCCACTTATTTACCCCTAATTTGCCAGAAGCAGAAGCTGCCGTTGGCTATCGGATCAAGACCTCCGCTGATGTTCTCCAGGCCGGTCGGGATTTATTAGAACTTACCCAAGCCCAACGAATTTTAATTACCCGCGGTGAAGATGGGATGAGTTTGTTTAGTCGAGATGGGGAACCCGAGCATATTCCGGCCTTTAATCGCACCGATGTGTTTGATGTCACGGGGGCTGGAGATACGGTTGTTGCAGCCTTAACCCTGGCCTTAGTTGCGGGAGGCAGTTTTCTGGAAGCTTCGATCTTGGGAAATTTAGCCGCCAGTATTGTTGTCCGCCAATTTGGGACTGCCACAACCTCAGCAACGGAAATGGAAACAACCTTACACAATTTATTGGGGAGTGAACTTCTGCGTTAG
- a CDS encoding NupC/NupG family nucleoside CNT transporter, whose protein sequence is MERWISLLGLGVFVGFAYLISTNRQEVRWRTLAWGLALQLLLGLVILRLPLGLKLFQGLGSAVGWFLSFSDAGAEFVFGETYTDHLIAFKVMPTIIFFSSFIAILYYYGVLQWVIARLATLMIRTMKTSGGESLVCAANIFVGQTEAPLLVKPFLKDMTSSELHAVMTSGFATIAGGVMAAYIAFGIPPEHLIAASVMSAPAALAISKLMYPETEIAVTAGDHIKTKIEQPYTNAIDAATVGALDGMKLVLNVVAMLIAFLALVAAVNGILGVLGPMVNLPQLSLEWIFSLVFAPVAWLMGVSWADVGQVAILLGKKTVLTEFIAYLDLRTLMENTAKVTANQAPPNALPTLTERSQIIATYALCGFSNIASVGIQIGGIGALAPERQHDLARLGVRALVAGSLACFMTACIAGLLI, encoded by the coding sequence ATGGAGCGGTGGATTTCCCTGTTGGGCCTGGGGGTGTTTGTTGGGTTTGCCTATTTAATTTCCACAAATCGGCAAGAAGTGCGTTGGCGAACCTTGGCTTGGGGCCTGGCCTTGCAGTTACTCCTGGGTTTGGTGATTTTGCGCTTGCCCTTAGGGTTAAAACTCTTTCAGGGCCTGGGGAGTGCGGTGGGGTGGTTCTTAAGTTTTTCGGATGCCGGGGCAGAATTTGTCTTTGGAGAAACCTATACGGATCATTTAATTGCCTTTAAGGTGATGCCAACGATTATTTTCTTTTCGTCATTTATTGCCATTCTCTACTACTATGGGGTTTTACAGTGGGTGATTGCCCGCCTGGCAACGCTGATGATCCGCACCATGAAAACTTCGGGGGGAGAATCCTTAGTCTGTGCGGCCAATATCTTTGTCGGGCAAACCGAAGCTCCTCTCTTAGTTAAACCGTTTCTCAAGGACATGACTTCCTCTGAACTCCATGCTGTTATGACTTCCGGATTTGCCACGATTGCGGGCGGGGTGATGGCAGCCTATATTGCCTTTGGGATTCCCCCAGAACATTTAATTGCCGCCTCGGTGATGTCTGCCCCAGCGGCCCTGGCCATTTCTAAGCTGATGTACCCTGAAACGGAAATCGCAGTCACAGCAGGTGATCACATCAAGACCAAAATTGAACAGCCCTATACCAATGCCATTGATGCCGCTACCGTGGGGGCTTTGGATGGGATGAAGTTAGTTTTGAATGTGGTGGCGATGTTAATTGCGTTTTTGGCCTTGGTGGCGGCGGTGAATGGGATTTTAGGAGTCTTGGGGCCAATGGTAAACTTACCGCAACTATCCCTAGAGTGGATTTTTTCCTTGGTGTTTGCGCCCGTGGCCTGGTTGATGGGGGTTTCCTGGGCTGATGTCGGGCAAGTGGCAATTTTATTAGGGAAAAAGACTGTTTTAACCGAATTTATCGCCTATTTGGATCTCCGCACCCTGATGGAGAACACCGCTAAAGTGACGGCTAACCAGGCCCCACCCAATGCCTTACCGACCCTCACAGAACGCTCCCAAATCATTGCCACCTATGCCCTCTGTGGGTTTTCCAATATTGCCTCAGTGGGGATTCAAATTGGGGGGATTGGCGCGCTGGCCCCAGAACGGCAACATGATTTAGCCCGTTTAGGAGTCAGAGCGTTGGTGGCGGGTTCCTTGGCCTGTTTTATGACCGCTTGTATTGCCGGACTTTTGATCTAG
- a CDS encoding FIST signal transduction protein, protein MKWATALSTHFSLEQAVKEVTDQARERLGNLQPDLGIVFISQAFASEFSRVIPLLQTKLHLPVLIGCGGGGVIGRNYRDQPQEVEETAGLSLTLAHLPDVKIKPFTLVADDLPDPDDSPQAWWRLIGVDPEQQPEFLLLADTSSARINDLLRGLDYAYPQAVKVGGITGSNQGWGRTGLFYQTKVQREGTVGLALTGNIRIDPIVAQGCRPIGPLYRIASGEKNIILTLEDDQAKVAPPLDMLENLVARLPEADRELARSALFIGLVHNEFKPNLGPGDFLIRNLIGIDPQTGALALGDRVRVGQRIQFHLRDAAASAADLQAWLETYCHSYPGPPPEGTMMFSCLGRGVNLYGEPDFDANMVDKFLPNIPVSGFFCFGEIGPIGQETFLHGYTSALAIFHPRTTNSLS, encoded by the coding sequence ATGAAATGGGCCACCGCACTCTCAACACATTTTTCCTTAGAACAAGCGGTTAAGGAAGTCACCGACCAGGCCCGCGAGCGATTGGGTAATCTCCAACCAGACTTAGGAATTGTCTTTATTTCCCAGGCCTTTGCCAGTGAGTTTTCTCGGGTCATTCCCCTATTGCAAACCAAGTTACATTTGCCGGTTTTGATTGGTTGCGGGGGGGGTGGCGTGATCGGGCGCAATTACCGCGATCAACCCCAAGAGGTGGAAGAAACAGCCGGCCTTTCCCTCACCTTGGCCCATTTACCCGATGTAAAGATTAAGCCCTTTACCTTGGTGGCCGATGACCTCCCAGACCCCGATGATTCCCCCCAGGCCTGGTGGAGACTGATTGGGGTTGACCCAGAGCAACAGCCGGAATTTTTACTCTTGGCTGATACCAGTAGTGCCCGAATTAATGACCTGTTACGGGGCTTGGATTACGCTTACCCCCAAGCCGTGAAAGTTGGCGGAATTACGGGCAGCAATCAGGGGTGGGGCCGGACGGGGCTGTTTTACCAAACAAAGGTGCAACGGGAAGGAACAGTGGGGTTAGCCTTGACTGGTAATATTCGCATTGATCCAATTGTTGCCCAGGGATGCCGCCCCATTGGCCCCCTCTATCGGATCGCCTCTGGGGAAAAGAACATTATCCTCACCCTTGAAGATGACCAGGCCAAGGTAGCCCCACCCTTAGATATGTTGGAAAATTTGGTGGCAAGGCTCCCCGAAGCGGATCGTGAATTAGCCCGCAGTGCTCTATTTATTGGCCTGGTGCATAATGAATTCAAACCTAATCTCGGGCCTGGGGATTTTTTGATTCGGAATTTGATTGGGATTGATCCACAAACGGGAGCTTTGGCCTTAGGCGATCGGGTGCGGGTGGGGCAACGAATTCAATTTCATCTCCGGGATGCAGCGGCCTCGGCGGCAGATCTCCAGGCCTGGTTAGAAACCTATTGCCACTCCTATCCCGGCCCACCCCCAGAGGGAACGATGATGTTTTCTTGTTTAGGGCGCGGCGTTAATCTTTACGGTGAACCGGATTTTGATGCCAATATGGTTGATAAATTCTTACCTAACATTCCGGTGAGTGGCTTTTTCTGCTTTGGAGAAATTGGCCCCATTGGTCAAGAAACTTTTTTGCATGGCTATACCTCGGCCCTGGCTATTTTCCATCCCCGCACTACTAATTCTTTGAGTTAA
- a CDS encoding type II toxin-antitoxin system PemK/MazF family toxin has translation MNLCAGDIVTVDFPGVTGIKRCPAVVLSAEIYHSIRPDVIVGLITTQAKIVGATDYRLQAWAMAGLRTTSIFRCFIVTLPLSANLVVICHLSERDWQGVKACVKTSLTRLEP, from the coding sequence ATGAATCTATGTGCCGGGGATATCGTGACTGTTGATTTCCCTGGAGTTACAGGTATTAAACGCTGTCCCGCTGTCGTCTTATCAGCAGAAATTTATCATTCAATTCGGCCAGATGTGATTGTTGGCCTAATTACAACTCAGGCAAAGATTGTCGGAGCTACAGATTATCGCCTTCAAGCTTGGGCAATGGCCGGATTACGAACTACTTCAATATTTCGTTGCTTTATTGTCACCTTGCCATTGTCTGCTAATTTGGTTGTGATTTGTCACTTGTCAGAACGGGATTGGCAAGGAGTTAAGGCCTGTGTCAAAACATCTCTGACACGTTTAGAGCCATAG
- a CDS encoding DUF433 domain-containing protein → MNSLPNLLTRITQTSSQCEGRPWICGMGSRVSDILEMLAENVSVGGILANLLDLEIEDIQARLVIPSKLIED, encoded by the coding sequence ATGAACTCACTCCCTAACTTGTTAACCCGCATCACCCAAACCTCTAGTCAATGTGAGGGTCGTCCTTGGATTTGTGGCATGGGAAGTAGGGTTAGCGATATTCTGGAAATGTTGGCAGAGAATGTTAGTGTTGGCGGGATTTTAGCAAACCTTCTTGATCTTGAGATTGAAGACATTCAGGCCAGGTTAGTCATTCCATCTAAACTAATTGAAGACTAA